The Christiangramia flava JLT2011 genome has a segment encoding these proteins:
- a CDS encoding OmpA family protein, with product MKKISILALLAAMLLSSFSAEGQILKKLKKSAERAAERTILNRTDREVSKKTDAAIDSVLTKKEPQNANTSSQKNPETLESPAESSSSLYQNFDFVPGDKILVFDNFSADNPGDFPAKWDTNGSGEVVNLSNSNDKWLMLANKSSYLPHTQKLPAEYTIEFDLQARGLTTKTSSQAMLELWFDAENGYRKAATSSSVMIPFCLFIDPGIQVRKNSNGQQEIYNKIENDIRDVIQNQFHVSVAVNKTRLRVWLNEEKTVDVPRLLNEGKASYFKLYPRGFNDNSEQLLITNFKIAEGGVDLRNKLLTEGSFSTTGILFDSGSDVIKPESYGVLKTIAEALGDGELNIQIIGHTDSDGETAFNQQLSEKRAASVKSKLVQDFGISAQRITTSGKGESLPVASNDDAAGKAQNRRVEFVKI from the coding sequence ATGAAAAAAATTTCCATTTTGGCCCTGCTGGCGGCCATGCTACTTTCCAGCTTTTCCGCAGAAGGCCAGATCCTCAAAAAACTGAAAAAAAGTGCCGAGCGCGCTGCTGAAAGAACCATTCTGAACAGAACCGATCGCGAGGTGTCCAAAAAAACCGATGCCGCGATTGACAGTGTGCTGACCAAAAAAGAACCGCAAAATGCCAATACTTCTTCGCAAAAAAATCCTGAAACCTTAGAAAGCCCTGCTGAAAGTTCGTCTTCTCTTTACCAGAATTTCGATTTTGTGCCCGGTGATAAGATCCTCGTTTTTGATAATTTTTCCGCAGATAATCCGGGGGATTTTCCCGCGAAATGGGACACCAATGGTTCGGGAGAGGTGGTAAACCTCAGCAATAGCAATGATAAATGGTTGATGCTCGCCAACAAATCTTCTTACCTGCCGCACACTCAAAAACTGCCCGCAGAGTATACTATCGAATTCGACCTGCAGGCCCGGGGCCTCACAACTAAAACCAGTTCTCAGGCCATGCTAGAGCTTTGGTTCGATGCAGAAAACGGTTACCGCAAAGCCGCCACGTCCTCCTCGGTCATGATTCCTTTCTGCCTGTTCATCGACCCGGGCATCCAGGTGAGGAAGAACTCCAACGGCCAGCAGGAAATTTATAACAAGATTGAGAACGATATTCGGGATGTGATCCAAAACCAGTTCCATGTGTCGGTAGCCGTGAACAAAACCCGGCTACGCGTTTGGCTGAACGAAGAAAAAACGGTGGATGTGCCACGATTACTGAACGAAGGAAAAGCCAGTTATTTTAAACTTTACCCTCGCGGCTTCAATGATAACTCCGAGCAATTGCTCATCACGAACTTCAAGATCGCTGAAGGTGGCGTGGATCTTCGGAACAAATTGCTGACCGAGGGATCTTTTTCCACTACCGGGATTCTATTCGATTCAGGATCAGACGTTATCAAACCGGAGTCGTACGGTGTACTGAAAACGATTGCCGAAGCACTTGGCGATGGTGAGCTAAACATCCAAATCATTGGCCATACCGATAGTGACGGGGAAACCGCATTTAATCAACAACTTTCAGAAAAACGAGCAGCTTCAGTCAAAAGCAAACTGGTGCAGGATTTCGGAATTTCGGCACAAAGGATTACCACTTCCGGAAAAGGAGAATCGCTGCCCGTGGCCAGCAATGACGATGCCGCGGGAAAAGCGCAGAACAGAAGGGTGGAATTTGTAAAAATTTGA
- a CDS encoding DUF6597 domain-containing transcriptional factor, with protein MFRKFQAHPDLKDFVLFYFEMDWQSAQAYQNRGYLCLPTGCSFIGFQKKGRMQVKIDDFTYETEAYFLNVQTTIPYEMFTREPDLQVIAACLKPTAIAQLFKIDVSRIINTGMNPRNLFADHLKNFSDVFEKETKTSEILALLDEIFLKQLKHSRPKSNFIDIAVDLIMQQKGIISIEELVGRFKVSTRYFQKKFKEMVGISPLLYIKIIRYNFLFSSFSQQSPNFASSAAPLYFYDSAHYSKSFKDYLGMNPSEFDLSQYPFIKLTAIEQAVWINAFRELAD; from the coding sequence ATGTTCAGGAAATTCCAGGCGCATCCAGATCTAAAAGACTTTGTTCTTTTCTATTTTGAAATGGACTGGCAATCGGCGCAGGCTTATCAAAACCGGGGTTATCTCTGCCTGCCAACGGGTTGTAGCTTCATTGGTTTTCAGAAGAAAGGTCGGATGCAGGTGAAGATTGATGATTTTACATACGAAACCGAAGCCTATTTCCTTAATGTCCAGACAACGATTCCTTATGAAATGTTCACCCGCGAACCTGATCTCCAAGTGATCGCTGCCTGCCTGAAACCTACTGCGATTGCCCAGCTTTTTAAAATTGATGTTTCCAGGATCATTAACACCGGGATGAACCCCAGAAACCTGTTCGCTGATCACCTGAAAAATTTTTCCGATGTCTTTGAAAAGGAAACCAAAACTTCTGAAATACTGGCGTTACTCGATGAGATCTTTTTGAAACAGCTCAAACACTCCAGGCCTAAATCAAATTTTATCGATATCGCCGTGGATCTCATTATGCAGCAAAAGGGAATCATTTCAATTGAAGAGCTGGTTGGCAGATTCAAGGTAAGTACGCGTTATTTTCAGAAAAAATTCAAGGAAATGGTGGGAATTTCTCCCCTGCTATACATCAAAATCATTCGCTATAATTTCCTTTTTTCGTCGTTTAGCCAGCAATCGCCAAATTTTGCCTCTTCCGCTGCGCCGCTCTATTTTTACGATAGCGCCCATTATTCTAAAAGTTTTAAGGATTATCTCGGTATGAATCCCAGCGAGTTCGATCTATCACAGTATCCGTTTATTAAACTTACCGCCATCGAACAGGCGGTTTGGATAAATGCCTTCCGGGAATTAGCCGACTGA